The Verrucomicrobiia bacterium genomic sequence AACCGCTTGGTCAGCGACATTACGGGTTATTCGCCTGAGGAATTGCTGGGCCAAACGCCGTGCCTGTTGCGGGCCGACCCCGAGCCGGGCGATTGCGAGGCCAGCAAAACCCTGACGGACGAGCCCCGGTGTTTCGAGCTGGAGATGAAGCACAAGGATGGGCGGCTGCATTGGATCAATGTGAAATCCACCCCCTACCGCAACGATAGCGGGGAAGCGGTTGGCCGGGTAGTGGCCATAAGCTGCATCGCCAAACAGAAGAACCTCGAATTCGAGAATGAATTTCTCCAGGACGAGTTCCGCGCCACGTTCGGCAACATCATCGGGCACAGCCCCGCCCTGCAGAAAGTCCTGGCCCAGATAGCCACGGTGGCGCCGACTGAAGCCAACGTCCTGATCCTGGGGGAATCGGGCACCGGCAAGGAGCTGGTGGCGCGGGCCATTCACGACTTGAGCCCGCGCAAGGACCATGCGCTGGTGCGGGTCAATTGCGCCTCGATTCCCAAGGAATTATTCGAGAGCGAGTTCTTCGGCCATGTGCGCGGTTCGTTTACCGGCGCGATCAAAGACCGGGTAGGGCGATTTGAATTGGCCGATCAGGGGACACTGTTCCTGGATGAGGTGGGTGAAATCCCGCTGGATTTGCAGAGCAAACTCTTGCGCGTCCTGCAGGAAGGCCAGTTCGAAAGGGTGGGAGACGAGCGGACGCGGACGGTCCAGGTGCGCTTGATAGCCGCCACCAACCGGGACCTGCTGGCCGAAGCCAAGGCGGGCCGGTTCCGCCTCGACCTGTATTATCGGCTGAGTGTCTTTCCCATAGAAGCCCCGCCCTTGCGCGAGCGCCTCGAGGACATCGCCGAGCTGGCCGAGCATTTCATCAGGCAAGCCGCCCGCCGCCTGGGCGTTCCCCGCCCGCGCTTGACCAAGCTTCAGGCGCAGGAGTTGCAAAGTTACGATTGGCCCGGCAACGTGCGCGAACTGCAAAACGTTATCGAACGCGCTGTTATCCTGGCAAAAGGCGGCAAGGTCCACTTCGACTTGCCTCATCGCATCACGCGGGATGGTCCTGCAAACAGCCTTGCCCACTCCCCCGCCAATGATGGCGAGGAGGATCTGTCACTGGACGAATTGGAAGTGCGCGAGCGCGAGATCGTCCTGGCTGCTTTGGGCCGCACCAATTGGAAAATCTATGGCGAAGACGGCGCGGCGGCGCTGTTGCGAATCAAACCCACGACGCTGGTTTCCAAGATGAAGCGGCTGAATGTGCAGAAGGACGGCGGGTGAGCAGAGATACTTGTCCCCGCTCGACGTGACTACCGCGAATGGCCGGAACGACCCACGAAACCGAGCCCGAATATGTTCCACGCTCACTCCAGTCAGTTTCGGTCCGCTCTTTTCCTCGTCAAGGAAATGTCCTGCTCCCAGGCGAGTTAGCAGGTCCTGGTAACCCCCGCGGATTTGGCGCTCTGGGCGGAGCCGGCAGGCGCGGCGGGGCCGGCAGGCTCGGGGGCGCAGGGAGATTTGGCGGGGCCGGCAAGCGCGGCGGTCGGAGCGGACTGGGTTGTAGCGGCATGACCGGAGGCAGGTTTATCGGGGGCGCAGAAGGGGGCGCCGGGGGACGTCCAATGGGCGGCAGCACGGGGGTTTGCGACGGCGCCGGTGGCTGCGATGGCGGCGGCAGGGCGGGTTGCGGCGGCATCGGAGTCGGCCCCGCCGGATTCATCGGCATCGGCGGGGGTGTGTGGGATCCGGGAAGCGACGGCCCGGTCGGCAGTGGTTGCGCCGATGGCGCTGCGGATGCCTGCTCGCTGATGCCTTGCAGCCCCAGCATCAGGGCTATGCCGGTGGCAATGAGGCCGGCCTGAACTGCATTCTTTCGTAAAACCTCCATGATTCAATCTAAGCCCGTTCCGCTGTTTGTCGCCCGTGGGCGCACGGAGGCCTTTACCCCATATAGCGGGGCTAATGACGGAGTCGAAGCAACGAGCCTCCATTCCTGAGTGTAGGAGACGACGTAACGAGGTCTCCGATCAGCAACTTCCGGGTGAACCAAAGGGCGGCCAGATGACAATCTTGAATCAGAGACTCCTTAGGTCGTCTCTTACAAAGGTTTGGAACTGACCTCGTCATGGGCCCTGCCCCACATAGACGACCCGCGCTCGAAAGCTTGACGATGTCCGTCGTGGCCGCTTGACTCCTTCGCATGAATTACGTCACCCATCTCGAATGCGCCCATTGCGGGCAGCGGTATGATGCCGCCCAGGTCCACAACCTTTGCGCCGCTTGTCAGCGGCCACTCTGGGTCAAATACGATCTGCCGGCGCTTAAAAAATCATTCCCCAAAGAGAAGCTGGCGGGCCGGCCCTGGACGCTGTGGCGTTACCTCGAGATGTTGCCCATTGCTGATCCCGCAAAAATCATTTCGCTGGAAGAAACCGTCTCGCCGGTGCTGGAAACCAAACGCCTGGCGGCTGAGTTTGGGGTCCAAAACCTTTTCGTCAAAGACGAAAGCCGTCTGCCGACGGGCAGTTTCAAAGCGCGCGGCATGGCCCTGGCGATTTCCAAGGCGAACGAATTTGGCATTAAGCAAGTGGCCGTGCCCACAGCGGGAAATGCGGGCGGCGCGCTGGCCGCTTATAGCGCGCGGGCGGGAATGCAAGCCTCGGTGTTCATGCCCGAGGACACACCGGCCATCAACAAGAAGGAGTGCTACCTCACCGGCGCAAGGACCTACCTGGTCAATGGCCTGATCACCGATTGCGGACGCATCGTCGGTGAAGGCAAAAAGGTCAAAGGATGGTTTGACGTTTCCACCCTTAAAGAGCCCTATCGGATTGAAGGCAAAAAGACCATGGGCCTCGAACTGGCCGAGCAATTTGACTGGGAATTGCCCGATGTCATCCTCTATCCAACCGGGGGCGGCACCGGCCTCATTGGGATGTGGAAGGCATTCAATGAACTTGAGGCCATCGGCTGGCTCAAAACCTCCCGCAAACCTAAGATGATCTCCTGTCAGAGCGATGGATGCGCCCCCATCGCCAACGCCTTTGCCAAAGGCGAACGATTCGCCGCCAAATTCGAAAATGCCGCCACCATTGCCAGCGGCATCCGCGTGCCGGCTGCCGTCGGCGATTTCATGATCTTGGACGCCGTGCGCCAAAGCGGGGGCCTCGCCCTGGCTACCCCGGAAGCGGACATTCCCAAGTGGATGCGATTGGCTGCGTCGAAGGAGGGCCTGGCTGTTTGCCCGGAAACGGCTGTTTGCCTTGGCGCCCTCGAAGTCCTGCTCAAGCGCGGCTCCATCCAGCGCGCGGATCGCATCGTCATTTTTAATACGGGCGCCGCGCAAAAATATCCGGAGGCTGTGAACGAGCAACTCGAGCGAATTGATATTGGCAAACCGCTGGACTGGTCGCGCCTTTGACAGCTCGGGTTTATGGACATCTTGATTTCTGAGGAGCTGCGCGCCCCGGCGATCGAGCGCCTGGCCAAAACTTACCAGGTCGTTGCCGAACCCAAGCTGTGGCAGCAACCAGACAAGTTGCGGGCGCTCATTGCAGAAGCAAGGGTGCTTATGGTGCGAAATCAGACCCAGGTAACAGCCGAGTTGCTGCACGGCGCTCCCAAGCTGCTGGGCATTGGGCGGGTTGGGGTTGGCCTGGACAACATCGACCTGGGGAGAGCCTCAAGCCTCGGTATTGTGGTGGCCGCCCCGCTGAATGCCAATGCCACCAGCGTGGCCGAGCTGGCCCTGGGATTCATGCTGGCGCTGGCGCGAAAGATTCCAGAGGCGGACCGCTCGACCAAGGCGGGCAACTGGGACAGGAAAGGTTGCACGGGCATTGAACTGGCAGGCAAAACATTGGCCGTTTGCGGCCTGGGCCGCATCGGCGGCACGGTTGCCCGGTTGGGACGCGCCTTTGGAATGCGCGTGGTGGCCTTCGATCCCTTTGTGAAAGCCGATTCAGCCGTGGTCCGCGAGAGCGGAGTGCTGCTGTGCGGGCGCATCGAGGAGGCGCTGGCGATGGCCGATTTTGTGAGCGTTCATTTGCCTTCAACCCCCGAGACCCGCCGCCTGTTTGGGGCCTCGACGTTTTCCGCCACCAAGCCGGGCGCCTATTTTATCAACACTTCCCGTGGAGCGGTGGTGGATGAAGCGGCCCTGCTCGATGCCTTGCAAAGCGGGCGCCTGGCAGGGGCGGCCCTCGATGTGCGGGAATTCGAGCCGCCCGCTGCGCGAGGGGCTTTGGAATCGCTCTCTAATGTCGTTCTCACACCGCACATCGCCGCCTTTACCGTTGAGGCTCAGGAAAGGACCTTCGAAGCTGTCGCGGCAGATGTCGAGCGGCTGCTCTCGGGCCAGCCAGTTCTGAATTTTGTGAATTTCGATCGCCCGAAACGCTGAAGGCATCCATTGCTCAAACACTCGCCCCAGTCAAAGCGAGACCGCACAACCCCGGTCCACGGATTCCTGGGCTTTGAGGCACATTTTGACCGACCACAGGCCATCCTCGCCGGTTGCACTCAGAGCGCCGGTCCCGCGAACTGCTCGCGCCATTTGGGCAATCTCGTCCGTTAATTCATAAACCTCGCCGGTGATTTTAGTAATCGGAACATCAGAAACTTTATCGCCGTTGAAGTATTTGAGTGAAAAGGTCGGTTGAAAGGTGCGGTCCATCGCCCCGCTCCAACTGGCCCAAAGGGCGCCGCGGGTTCCGGTAACCTTGGCGACCTGGTGATGCTCGAAGCCGCTTAAGGTCTGCGAAATAACCGCATAAGCGCCGCGCGGGAAATTGACAATGGCGCTGAAGTTGTCCTGAAGTTCCGGGTGGTCTGGGCGGCGGGCACTGGCGCGGGCAAAAATACTTTGTGGCGCGCCCAGGTTTGAAAAATACCAACGAGCCAGGTCGAAGAAATGGATGGGTTCTTCGAGAATCCAGTTACCGACCCGATCAATTTGATAGCGCCACCCATCCGCGCCGGTACGATAGGGATTGCGCCACAACTCGATGAGCGCATAAAGCGGGTCTCCGATGGCCCCTGCATCAATCATCTCCTTGACCTTGCCCCAAAGCGAGGAGAGGCGGAATTCATGGCCAATGGCCAGCAATCGCTGCTGTTCGCGAGCGAGCCGGAGCAACTCTTCACAATGCGCCAGCGTCAGCGCCATGGGTTTTTCCAGCAGCAAATGTTTGCCCGCCCGCAGCACATCAGCGGCAACGGGGAAATGCAGGTCGGTCGGCAGGACCACATCCACGACGTCAAGGTCAGGCCGAGTGAGCAATTGATGGTAATCAGCCACTATCTGCGCCTCAGGATGGCGCTCGCGCGCCTCCGCCTGGCGCGCCGTCGAGCGCACCGCGATGGCGGCCAAGTCTGCCTCAGGCGATTCGGCAATGGCGCGGGCGTGATGACTGCCCCAGGCGCCAAAACCGATTAAGCCAAAACGCACTTTTTTCATGAACCCGAGAGAGGCTCTTGCAAAACCGGCTGTTCGAGCAACGATGTATGCGCCATGACCTAAACCTGACAGAAAGAGCCCACCCCCGCAAGAGGCGCGGCGCGCCAGCGTCTTGGACTGCCTTGGACCTGCACCGGCGTTCCCACGCCTCAGTGACTGAGGCGTTAATCCTGCGCATTGACATCTTGCAAAAAGGGAACTTACGTTGGGTTGAAATGAAATCGTCTGTTAAAAAACCGGGGTTGAAAACAGCCTGGACCCCTGAAAGGGACCGAAGCAAGTGAAGACCTACCCGCTGTATTTGAATGGCGCCTGGGTGAACAACGAACCGGCTTTGGCCGTGCGCAACCCAGCTACAGGTGAGCCGTTCGCGTCCATCAGCACTGTCACACGGGCGCATGTTGCGCAGGCCCTGACCGATGCCCATGCCGCCTTCCAGGGCTGGCGCCGGCAAACCGGAAAAGCGCGCGGCGAGTTCCTTGAAAAAATTGCCGCTGAACTCGAACGGCGTCGCGATGAAATCGCCCGGCTTATTACCCTTGAAAATGGCAAACCGCTTGCCCAAAGCCTGGGCGAACTCGCCATGACAGTGGACCACTTACGCTGGTTTGCCGGCGAGGCGAGGCGCGCCTACGGGCGCGTTGTGCCGCACCAGGTCGAAGGCAAACGGCACCTGGTGATTAAATCCCCGATGGGCGTTGTGGGGGCGATCAGTCCTTGGAATTTTCCGCTCGTGCTGGCGGTGCGGAAAGTGGCGCCCGCCCTGGCCGCCGGCTGCACGGTTGTGTTGAAACCGGCGCGCCAGACGCCCATCTGTTGCGTCGCATTCGCCGAGTGTGTCGCTGCGGCGGGACTGCCCAAAGGGGTATTCCAATTGGTGTTAGGTTCCGCTTCGGAAATTGGCGAAGAATTTCTCAAAAACCCGCTTTGCCGCAAGATTACTTTCACTGGTTCAACGGAGGTGGGCAGACATTTGATTC encodes the following:
- a CDS encoding threonine synthase, with amino-acid sequence MNYVTHLECAHCGQRYDAAQVHNLCAACQRPLWVKYDLPALKKSFPKEKLAGRPWTLWRYLEMLPIADPAKIISLEETVSPVLETKRLAAEFGVQNLFVKDESRLPTGSFKARGMALAISKANEFGIKQVAVPTAGNAGGALAAYSARAGMQASVFMPEDTPAINKKECYLTGARTYLVNGLITDCGRIVGEGKKVKGWFDVSTLKEPYRIEGKKTMGLELAEQFDWELPDVILYPTGGGTGLIGMWKAFNELEAIGWLKTSRKPKMISCQSDGCAPIANAFAKGERFAAKFENAATIASGIRVPAAVGDFMILDAVRQSGGLALATPEADIPKWMRLAASKEGLAVCPETAVCLGALEVLLKRGSIQRADRIVIFNTGAAQKYPEAVNEQLERIDIGKPLDWSRL
- a CDS encoding Gfo/Idh/MocA family oxidoreductase, with the translated sequence MKKVRFGLIGFGAWGSHHARAIAESPEADLAAIAVRSTARQAEARERHPEAQIVADYHQLLTRPDLDVVDVVLPTDLHFPVAADVLRAGKHLLLEKPMALTLAHCEELLRLAREQQRLLAIGHEFRLSSLWGKVKEMIDAGAIGDPLYALIELWRNPYRTGADGWRYQIDRVGNWILEEPIHFFDLARWYFSNLGAPQSIFARASARRPDHPELQDNFSAIVNFPRGAYAVISQTLSGFEHHQVAKVTGTRGALWASWSGAMDRTFQPTFSLKYFNGDKVSDVPITKITGEVYELTDEIAQMARAVRGTGALSATGEDGLWSVKMCLKAQESVDRGCAVSL
- a CDS encoding sigma 54-interacting transcriptional regulator, with amino-acid sequence MNSVAEAQSTSGAAPEIASGTEAFYRTALESLSEGVMILDADCRIIYANRLVSDITGYSPEELLGQTPCLLRADPEPGDCEASKTLTDEPRCFELEMKHKDGRLHWINVKSTPYRNDSGEAVGRVVAISCIAKQKNLEFENEFLQDEFRATFGNIIGHSPALQKVLAQIATVAPTEANVLILGESGTGKELVARAIHDLSPRKDHALVRVNCASIPKELFESEFFGHVRGSFTGAIKDRVGRFELADQGTLFLDEVGEIPLDLQSKLLRVLQEGQFERVGDERTRTVQVRLIAATNRDLLAEAKAGRFRLDLYYRLSVFPIEAPPLRERLEDIAELAEHFIRQAARRLGVPRPRLTKLQAQELQSYDWPGNVRELQNVIERAVILAKGGKVHFDLPHRITRDGPANSLAHSPANDGEEDLSLDELEVREREIVLAALGRTNWKIYGEDGAAALLRIKPTTLVSKMKRLNVQKDGG
- a CDS encoding hydroxyacid dehydrogenase — its product is MDILISEELRAPAIERLAKTYQVVAEPKLWQQPDKLRALIAEARVLMVRNQTQVTAELLHGAPKLLGIGRVGVGLDNIDLGRASSLGIVVAAPLNANATSVAELALGFMLALARKIPEADRSTKAGNWDRKGCTGIELAGKTLAVCGLGRIGGTVARLGRAFGMRVVAFDPFVKADSAVVRESGVLLCGRIEEALAMADFVSVHLPSTPETRRLFGASTFSATKPGAYFINTSRGAVVDEAALLDALQSGRLAGAALDVREFEPPAARGALESLSNVVLTPHIAAFTVEAQERTFEAVAADVERLLSGQPVLNFVNFDRPKR